Proteins found in one Brachypodium distachyon strain Bd21 chromosome 5, Brachypodium_distachyon_v3.0, whole genome shotgun sequence genomic segment:
- the LOC100830169 gene encoding malate synthase, glyoxysomal has product MSKTMPVPCYETPEGVDIRGRYDPEFASVLTRDALAFVAALHREFRGPVRHAMELRRDAQRCYDAGELPRFDPATRLVREGEWTCAPLPPAIADRTVEITGPADPRKMVINALNSGAKVFMADFEDALSPTWENLMRGQVNLRDAVAGTISFRDDARGGRVYKLDDERGTAKLFVRPRGWHLPESHVLVDNETAIGCLVDFGLYFFHNHAAFRAGQGAGYGPFFYLPKMEHSREARIWNAVFSRAEKFAGIENGSVRATVLVETLPAAFQMDEILHELREHSAGLNCGRWDYIFSYVKTFRGHPGRLLPDRALVGMAQHFMRSYSQLLIRTCHRRRVHAMGGMAAQIPIKDDAAANEAALELVRGDKRREALAGHDGTWAAHPGLIPAIREVFEGHLGGRPNQIDAAIDSGADITEEDLLQPPRGARTVEALRLNARVGVRYLAAWLAGSGSVPLYNLMEDAATAEISRVQNWQWVRHGAALDAGCGVEVRATPELLARVVEEEMERLRAEVGAQRFRAGRYAEAGRIFGRQCVAPELDDFLTLDAYGLIVVHHPRASPSKL; this is encoded by the exons ATGTCTAAGACGATGCCGGTGCCATGCTACGAGACGCCGGAGGGCGTGGACATCCGGGGGCGCTACGACCCGGAGTTCGCGTCCGTCCTGACCCGCGACGCGCTGGCCTTCGTGGCCGCCCTGCACCGCGAGTTCCGGGGCCCCGTCAGGCACGCCATGGAGCTGCGGCGGGACGCCCAGCGGTGCTACGACGCCGGCGAGCTTCCCAGGTTCGACCCTGCGACACGGCTCGTCCGCGAGGGCGAGTGGACGTGCGCGCCCCTTCCCCCGGCCATCGCCGACCGCACCGTCGAGATCACCGGCCCCGCCGACCCCAGGAAGATGGTCATCAACGCCCTCAACTCCGGCGCCAAGGTCTTCATG GCGGACTTCGAGGACGCGCTGTCGCCGACGTGGGAGAACCTGATGCGGGGGCAGGTGAACCTGCGGGACGCCGTGGCCGGCACCATCAGCTTCCGCGAcgacgcgcgcggcgggcgcgtGTACAAGCTGGACGACGagcgcggcacggcgaagcTCTTCGTCCGGCCGCGCGGCTGGCACCTGCCGGAGTCCCACGTGCTCGTAGACAACGAGACGGCCATCGGCTGCCTCGTCGACTTCGGGCTCTACTTCTTCCACAACCACGCCGCCTTCCGCGCCGGCCAGGGCGCCGGCTACGGCCCTTTCTTCTACCTCCCCAAGATGGAGCACTCGAGGGAGGCGAGGATCTGGAACGCGGTGTTTTCGAGGGCGGAGAAGTTCGCGGGGATCGAGAACGGGAGCGTCCGGGCGACGGTGCTGGTGGAGACGCTGCCGGCGGCGTTCCAGATGGACGAGATCCTCCATGAGCTAAGGGAGCACTCGGCGGGGCTCAACTGCGGGCGGTGGGACTACATCTTCAGCTACGTCAAGACGTTCCGCGGCCACCCGGGCCGGCTGCTCCCTGACCGCGCCCTCGTCGGCATGGCCCAGCACTTCATGCGCTCCTACTCACAGCTCCTCATCCGCAcatgccaccgccgccgcgtccacgCCATGGGCGGCATG GCGGCGCAGATACCGATCAaggacgacgcggcggcgaacgaggcggcgctggagcTGGTGAGGGGGGACAAGCGGAGGGAGGCGCTTGCGGGGCACGACGGCACGTGGGCGGCGCACCCGGGGCTCATCCCGGCGATCCGGGAGGTCTTCGAGGGACACCTCGGCGGGAGGCCCAACCAGATCGACGCCGCCATCGACTCCGGCGCCGACATCACGGAGGAGGACCTGCTGCAGCCGCCACGTGGCGCGCGcacggtggaggcgctgcggctCAACGCCCGCGTCGGGGTGCGGTACCTGGCGGCGTGGCTGGCCGGGTCCGGGTCCGTGCCGCTGTACAACCTGATGGAGGACGCGGCCACGGCGGAGATCAGCCGCGTGCAGAACTGGCAGTGGGTGCGGCACGGCGCGGCGCTGGACGCCGGCTGCGGCGTCGAGGTCCGCGCCACGCCGGAGCTGCTCGCGCGcgtcgtggaggaggagatggagaggcTCCGGGCCGAGGTCGGGGCCCAGAGGTTCCGGGCCGGGCGGTATGCTGAGGCGGGAAGGATCTTTGGCCGGCAGTGCGTGGCGCCGGAGCTGGACGACTTCCTCACGCTCGACGCCTATGGGCTCATTGTCGTGCACCATCCCAGAGCGTCGCCGTCCAAGCTCTGA
- the LOC104585365 gene encoding kelch repeat-containing protein At3g27220, with protein MARPAAKALPSKHLVALAVVAILGLVLVADFLWASSRSAASAIWSSRLDLSTGPTGSLPHPAKKETVENSSTGFMDINATFADLPAPELEWEEMAEAPVPRLDGAAIQIKNLLYVFAGYGTINYVHSHVDIFNFSDNTWGGKFAMPKDMAHSHLGMVTDGRFIYVVTGQYGPQCRGPTARNFVLDTERKEWHDLPPLPVPRYAPATQLWRGRLHVMGGSKEDRHEPGLEHWSLAVKDGKALEQEWRSEIPIPRGGPHRACVVANDKLLVIGGQEGDFMAKPGSPIFKCVRRSEIVYSDVYMLDDGMKWKELPPMPKPDSHIEFAWTNVNNSLIIAGGTTEKHPINKRMTLVGEVFRFNLETLEWSVIGRLPFRIKTTLVGYWDGWLYFTSGQRDKGPKNPSPKKVVGCMWRTKLHL; from the exons ATGGCGAgaccggcggcgaaggcgcTGCCGTCGAAGCACCTGGTGGCGCTTGCCGTCGTCGCCATCCTcggcctcgtcctcgtcgccgacTTCCTCTGGGCCTCCTCCCGTTCCGCTGCGTCCGCCATCTGGTCCTCGAGGCTCGATCTCTCCACTGGCCCCACGGGGTCGCTGCCGCACCCCGCAAAGAAG GAAACGGTGGAAAATTCGTCAACAGGGTTCATGGACATAAATGCCACTTTTGCGGATTTACCAGCACCAGAATTAGAATGGGAGGAGATGGCTGAAGCGCCTGTGCCACGTTTGGATGGTGCTGCTATACAGATTAAGAATCTCTTATATGTGTTTGCTGGATATGGCACCATTAACTAT GTGCATTCTCATGTGGATATTTTCAATTTCTCGGATAATACATGGGGAGGAAAGTTTGCTATGCCAAAGGACATGGCTCATTCACATCTGGGGATGGTTACAGATGGAAGATTTATCTATGTAGTAACTGGGCAATATGGTCCGCAATGTAGGGGACCTACAGCTCGGAATTTCGTATTGGACactgaaagaaaagaatggCATGATTTGCCTCCTTTGCCAGTTCCTAG GTATGCTCCAGCCACACAACTTTGGAGAGGGAGGCTTCATGTGATGGGTGGCAGCAAGGAGGATAGGCATGAACCTGGACTTGAACATTGGAGCCTCGCAGTGAAGGATGGGAAAGCGTTGGAGCAAGAATGGAGAAGCGAGATACCAATCCCACGTGGCGGTCCACATAG GGCCTGTGTTGTTGCTAATGATAAGCTTCTTGTTATTGGTGGTCAAGAAGGCGATTTCATGGCCAAACCTGGATCACCTATATTTAAATGTGTTCGAAGAAGTGAG ATAGTGTACAGCGATGTATACATGCTTGATGATGGAATGAAATGGAAGGAACTTCCACCTATGCCAAAGCCAGATTCACATATAGAGTTTGCTTGGACAAATGTCAATAATTCTCTAATCATTGCTGGAGGAACCACAGAAAAGCACCcaataaataaaagaatgaCCTTGGTTGGTGAAGTATTTCGGTTCAATTTGGAAACACTG GAGTGGAGTGTGATCGGGCGGTTACCTTTCCGAATCAAGACCACTTTGGTAGGATACTGGGATGGCTGGCTGTATTTCACTTCTGGGCAACGAGACAAGGGCCCAAAAAATCCATCTCCTAAAAAGGTTGTCGGGTGCATGTGGAGAACTAAGTTGCACCTGTGA
- the LOC100830788 gene encoding probable inactive receptor kinase At1g27190 — translation MPPSLLPLLLLLALALPFPPAAPQPAPGSPSEPREDDLRCLRGVKDGLQDPDGRLASWNFRNTSAGALCDYSGVTCWNPQESRVITLSLSGFGLRGHVPSSLQYCGSANTFDLSGNGLDGPIPPALCDWIPFVVSLDLSGNKLSGPLPAELANCRFLNSLKLSDNAFTGQIPASLARLDRLKSLDLSLNQLEGQIPAQLGATFSKESFSGNSGLCGRPVSSRCGRGLGGAGLGIVIAAGVFGAAASLLLAFFFWRCTGKSKGGRRRRQSRGVSESGVTAAEDGSWWAERLRAAHNRLAPVSLFQKPIVKVKLADLLAATQDFSTGHIVVAGSSRAGTAYRAVLRDGSALTVKRLHSCPLSEKAFRSEMGRIGQLRHPNIVPLLGFCVVEDERLLVYKHMESGALCSVRKEPGETLLDWSTRLRIAVGASRGLAWLHHGFQMPQIHQNLSSSAVLLDEDYEARITDVGLTRLVRMAPGEGGDTSPFLNGDFGEFGYVAPEYASNPVGTMKGDTYAFGVILLELVSGQEAATVASDVAGEGFKGTLVDWVYQLKSSGRITDAVDKSLNGKGHDTEIGEFLKVAFQCISARPKERVSMYRVYHALKSIGTGRDVSEQFDEFPLSYNKDDSDTM, via the coding sequence ATGCCTCCCtcgctcctccccctcctcctcctgctcgccCTAGCCCTCCCCTtcccgccggccgcgccgcaGCCGGCGCCGGGCTCGCCGTCGGAGCCCCGGGAGGACGACCTGCGGTGCCTCCGCGGCGTCAAGGACGGCCTCCAGGACCCGGATGGCCGCCTCGCGTCGTGGAACTTCCGGAACACCTCCGCGGGCGCGCTCTGCGACTACTCGGGCGTCACCTGCTGGAACCCGCAGGAGTCGCGCGTCATCAcgctctccctctccggcTTCGGCCTCCGGGGCCACGTCCCCTCCTCGCTCCAGTACTGCGGCTCCGCCAACACCTTCGACCTCTCCGGCAACGGCCTCGACGGCCCGATCCCGCCCGCGCTCTGCGACTggatacccttcgtcgtcagCCTCGACCTCTCCGGCAACAAGCTCTCCGGCCCGCTCCCCGCCGAGCTCGCCAACTGCCGCTTCCTTAACTCGCTCAAGCTCAGCGACAACGCCTTCACCGGCCAGATCCCCGCGTCTCTCGCGCGGCTCGACCGCCTCAAGTCGCTCGACCTCTCGTTGAACCAGCTCGAAGGCCAGATCCCGGCCCAGCTCGGCGCGACCTTCTCCAAGGAATCTTTCTCCGGGAATTCGGGCCTTTGTGGCCGCCCCGTGTCCTCGCGCTGCGGTCGCGGGCTTGGAGGCGCCGGCCTCGGCATCGTGATTGCTGCCGGGGTCTTCGGAGCCGCTGCTTCGTTgctcctcgccttcttcttctggcGATGCACCGGGAAGAGCAAgggcggtcgccgccgccgccagagccGCGGAGTCAGCGAGTCGGGGGTTACCGCTGCGGAGGACGGAAGCTGGTGGGCGGAGCGGCTGCGGGCAGCACACAACCGGCTGGCTCCGGTGTCGCTGTTCCAGAAACCAATCGTCAAGGTCAAGCTTGCTGACCTGCTAGCAGCCACACAGGACTTCAGTACAGGCCATATCGTGGTGGCCGGGAGCTCACGCGCAGGGACGGCGTACCGAGCTGTGCTGCGCGACGGGTCTGCCCTGACGGTGAAGCGCTTGCACTCGTGCCCACTCTCGGAGAAAGCATTCCGGTCGGAGATGGGGAGGATCGGGCAGCTGCGGCACCCAAACATCGTGCCGCTGCTAGGGTTCTGTGTTGTCGAGGATGAGCGGCTACTGGTGTACAAGCATATGGAGAGCGGGGCTCTTTGCTCGGTGAGGAAGGAGCCAGGGGAGACATTGTTGGACTGGTCGACACGGCTCAGGATCGCTGTTGGGGCGTCACGGGGTCTTGCGTGGCTGCACCATGGCTTCCAGATGCCACAGATTCACCAGAACTTGAGCTCAAGCGCGGTGCTTCTCGATGAGGACTACGAGGCTCGGATCACAGATGTTGGCCTCACAAGGCTGGTCCGGATGGCACCAGGTGAGGGTGGTGATACAAGCCCCTTCCTGAATGGTGACTTTGGGGAGTTTGGGTATGTCGCGCCAGAGTATGCTAGCAATCCAGTTGGTACCATGAAGGGTGATACATATGCATTTGGGGTGATACTGCTTGAGCTCGTGAGCGGGCAGGAGGCTGCTACCGTGGCAAGTGATGTAGCGGGCGAAGGGTTCAAAGGGACATTGGTAGATTGGGTATATCAGCTGAAGAGCTCCGGCCGAATCACCGATGCCGTGGACAAGTCATTGAACGGGAAGGGCCATGATACAGAGATTGGTGAATTCTTGAAGGTAGCATTTCAGTGTATTTCGGCTCGTCCGAAGGAGAGGGTTTCAATGTACCGGGTTTATCATGCTCTGAAGAGTATTGGAACGGGCCGTGATGTCTCGGAGCAGTTCGACGAATTCCCACTGTCCTATAACAAGGATGATTCTGACACCATGTAG